A stretch of DNA from Desulfovibrio gilichinskyi:
ATTCCTCAAATCGGTACTGTCAAAATCTGTGATCATGTTGAGATAGGGTCTAATACTACTATTGATAGAGCTGCTCTTGATGTAACAAGAATCGGTTCAGGTACTAAGATAGATAACCTTGTTCAGATTGCTCATAATGTTATTACCGGCGATGATTGTTTAATTATTTCTCAATCCGGCATAGCTGGAAGCACTAAACTTGGTAATAGTGTCATTTTGGCTGCTCAGGCTGGATTGGTAGATAATATTAAAATCGGAAACGGTGCAATTATCGGAGCGCAATCCGGAGTTACGAACGATGTTCCGGACGGTTTTGTCGGAGCTGGTTCACCGCTTCTCGAAAAAAATAAATATTTGAGAAGTTCTATATCACTTAAGAAGTTGCCGGATATGGGAAGAAAACTTTCCACTCTTGAAAAGCGTATTGAAGCCCTTGAGGTTGAGCTGGCAAAAGGAAAATAAGATGAGTAAAACAGAAATTAGTTATCTCAATATACAGAAAATTATGTTGATGCTTCCTCACCGTTACCCTTTTCTTCTTGTCGATAGAGTGGAAGAATTGATACCCGGTGAGCATGTCAAAGCATATAAAAATGTCACTATGAATGAACCTTTTTTTCAGGGACATTTTCCAGATTTGCCCGTAATGCCGGGCGTTTTGATTATAGAAGCTCTCGCGCAAGCCGGAGGGATGATCGTCCTGAGTGTTGACGGCATAGATGTTGATAACAAGGTCTTTCTATTCACTGGTATCGATAAGGTTAAATTTCGTAGACCTGTTGTTCCGGGTGATAAACTGGAATTGAATGTTACTAAAATTCGTAATAAAATGAATATTTGGAAAATGAAATGCGTAGCTACCGTTGATGGTGAAATTGCTGCGCAAGGCGAAGTTTCCGCCGCTATTGTAGACAAG
This window harbors:
- the fabZ gene encoding 3-hydroxyacyl-ACP dehydratase FabZ, yielding MSKTEISYLNIQKIMLMLPHRYPFLLVDRVEELIPGEHVKAYKNVTMNEPFFQGHFPDLPVMPGVLIIEALAQAGGMIVLSVDGIDVDNKVFLFTGIDKVKFRRPVVPGDKLELNVTKIRNKMNIWKMKCVATVDGEIAAQGEVSAAIVDKESL